A part of Saccharomonospora amisosensis genomic DNA contains:
- a CDS encoding response regulator transcription factor, with amino-acid sequence MTTILVVDDDADIRDLVAFKLEMSGYDVNTVGDGPAALSAIADNQPDLVVLDVMMPGMSGYDVCRQLREEPATRHLPIIMLTARAQDRDVDTGFSSGADDYVVKPFNPQELLRRVSALLGRARRQ; translated from the coding sequence ATGACCACGATTCTGGTCGTCGACGACGACGCCGACATCCGGGACCTGGTCGCGTTCAAGCTCGAGATGTCCGGCTACGACGTCAACACCGTCGGCGACGGGCCAGCCGCACTGTCCGCGATCGCCGACAACCAGCCCGATCTGGTTGTGCTGGACGTGATGATGCCCGGGATGTCCGGCTACGACGTCTGCCGCCAACTGCGAGAAGAACCCGCCACGAGACACCTGCCGATCATCATGCTCACAGCGAGGGCGCAGGACCGCGACGTCGACACCGGGTTCAGCTCGGGCGCCGACGACTACGTCGTCAAGCCGTTCAACCCGCAGGAACTCCTCCGCCGGGTCTCCGCCCTGCTCGGCAGAGCCCGCAGGCAATGA